In a genomic window of Callithrix jacchus isolate 240 chromosome 22, calJac240_pri, whole genome shotgun sequence:
- the ZNF418 gene encoding zinc finger protein 418 isoform X7 produces MQGGLHRMTWDCIAIGNHGNSVQGTVTFEDVAVNFSREEWSLLSEVQRCLYHDVMLENWVLTSSLGCWCESEYEEAPSKQNISIQRVSPVSTPRAGVSLKKAHPCEMCGAVLGDISHLADHQGTHHKQKLHRCEAWGNQFYDSSNHQHQNQYLGEKPYRSSVEEALFVRRCKFHVSEESSVFSQSGKDFLPSSGLLQQEATHTGEKSDSKTECVAPFQREKTHYSCGEFMKLSSTKHRLVQQQRLLPREGCYCCECGKSFSKPDSFSNRQRGHTGNRPYECGECGKSFSHKGSLVQHQRVHTGERPYECEECGKCFTQKGNLIQHQRGHTSERPYECEECGKCFSQKGTLTEHHRVHTRERPYECGECGKSFSRKGHLRNHQRGHTGERPYECGECGKSFSRKGHLIQHQRSHSGERPYECRECRKLFRGKSHLIEHQRVHTGERPYECNECGKSFQDSSGFRIHQRVHTGEKPFECSECGKSFPQSCSLLRHRRVHTGERPYECGECGKSFHQSSSLLRHQKTHTAGRPYECGECGKFFFSLLEHRRVHTGERPYECSECGKTFTRRSAHFKHQRLHTRGKPYECSECGKSFAETFSLNEHRRVHTGERPYECSECGKSFHRSSSLLRHQRVHTERSPYK; encoded by the exons ATGCAAGGAGGCCTTCATAGAATGACTTGGGACTGCATTGCTATTGGGAACCATGGGAATTCTGTG CAGGGCACTGTGACATTTGAAGATGTGGCTGTGAACTTTTCCCGGGAGGAATGGAGTCTTCTTAGTGAGGTTCAGAGATGCCTTTACCATgatgtgatgctggagaactGGGTACTTACATCCTCCCTGG gTTGTTGGTGTGAATCAGAATATGAGGAGGCACCTTCTAAGCAGAACATTTCTATACAAAGAGTGTCTCCGGTCAGCACTCCTAGAGCAGGTGTGTCCCTCAAGAAGGCTCACCCCTGTGAAATGTGTGGCGCAGTCTTGGGGGACATTTCGCACTTGGCAGATCATCAGGGAACACATCACAAGCAGAAACTGCACAGGTGTGAGGCATGGGGGAATCAATTCTATGATAGTTCAAACCATCAGCACCAGAATCAGTACcttggagagaaaccctatagaAGCAGTGTTGAGGAAGCGCTGTTTGTGAGGAGGTGTAAGTTCCATGTTTCAGAGGAATCATCTGTCTTCAGTCAGAGTGGGAAGGACTTTTTGCCCAGCTCAGGATTACTTCAGCAGGAGGCCACTCACACTGGGGAGAAGTCAGACAGTAAAACCGAGTGTGTGGCTCCCTTTCAGAGGGAAAAAACTCATTATAGCTGTGGAGAATTCATGAAACTTTCTAGCACCAAACACAGACTTGTTCAACAGCAGAGACTTCTCCCTAGAGAAGGGTGTTACTGCTGTGAATGTGGGAAGTCCTTTAGCAAACCTGATAGCTTCAGTAATCGTCAGAGAGGTCACACTGGGAATAGACCTTACGAATGTGGAGAATGTGGGAAATCTTTTAGTCATAAGGGCAGCCTTGTTCAGCATCAGCgagttcacactggagaaagaCCTTATGAGTGTGAAGAATGTGGGAAATGTTTTACTCAAAAGGGCAACCTCATTCAGCATCAGCGAGGTCACACTAGTGAAAGACCTTATGAgtgtgaagaatgtggaaaatGTTTTAGTCAAAAGGGCACCCTCACTGAACATCATCGAGTTCACACTAGAGAAAGACCTTATGAGTGTGGAGAATGTGGGAAATCTTTTAGTCGAAAGGGACACCTTAGGAACCATCAGAGAGGTCACACTGGAGAAAGACCTTATGAGTGTGGAGAATGTGGAAAATCTTTTAGTCGGAAGGGACACCTCATTCAGCATCAGCGAAGCCACAGTGGAGAAAGGCCTTACGAGTGTAGGGAGTGTAGGAAATTGTTTAGGGGCAAGTCCCACCTCATTGAACACCAGagagttcacactggagaaaggccATacgaatgtaatgaatgtgggaaatCATTTCAGGACAGCTCTGGGTTTCGTATTCATCAGagagttcacactggagaaaaaccGTTTGagtgcagtgaatgtgggaaGTCATTTCCTCAAAGCTGTTCCCTCCTTCGACATCGGAGAGTTCATACTGGAGAAAGGCCTTATGAGTGTGGAGAATGTGGAAAATCATTTCATCAAAGCTCTTCCCTCCTGAGACATCAGAAAACTCACACTGCCGGAAGACCCTATGAGTGTGGAGAATGCGGGAAATTCTTCTTCAGTCTCCTTGAACACAGGagagttcacactggagaaaggccTTATGAATGCAGTGAATGTGGAAAAACGTTTACTCGAAGGTCTGCGCATTTTAAACATCAGAGACTTCATACTAGAGGAAAGCCTTACGAGTGCAGCGAATGTGGGAAATCCTTTGCTGAAACCTTCAGTCTTAATGAACATAGGagagttcacactggagaaaggccTTATGAGTGCAGTGAATGTGGAAAATCATTTCATCGAAGCTCTTCTCTCCTTCGGCATCAAAGAGTTCACACTGAAAGAAGTCCTTATAAGTGA
- the ZNF418 gene encoding zinc finger protein 418 isoform X1, whose protein sequence is MAAAALRLPAQQGTVTFEDVAVNFSREEWSLLSEVQRCLYHDVMLENWVLTSSLGCWCESEYEEAPSKQNISIQRVSPVSTPRAGVSLKKAHPCEMCGAVLGDISHLADHQGTHHKQKLHRCEAWGNQFYDSSNHQHQNQYLGEKPYRSSVEEALFVRRCKFHVSEESSVFSQSGKDFLPSSGLLQQEATHTGEKSDSKTECVAPFQREKTHYSCGEFMKLSSTKHRLVQQQRLLPREGCYCCECGKSFSKPDSFSNRQRGHTGNRPYECGECGKSFSHKGSLVQHQRVHTGERPYECEECGKCFTQKGNLIQHQRGHTSERPYECEECGKCFSQKGTLTEHHRVHTRERPYECGECGKSFSRKGHLRNHQRGHTGERPYECGECGKSFSRKGHLIQHQRSHSGERPYECRECRKLFRGKSHLIEHQRVHTGERPYECNECGKSFQDSSGFRIHQRVHTGEKPFECSECGKSFPQSCSLLRHRRVHTGERPYECGECGKSFHQSSSLLRHQKTHTAGRPYECGECGKFFFSLLEHRRVHTGERPYECSECGKTFTRRSAHFKHQRLHTRGKPYECSECGKSFAETFSLNEHRRVHTGERPYECSECGKSFHRSSSLLRHQRVHTERSPYK, encoded by the exons ATGGCGGCGGCCGCACTGAGGCTCCCGGCTCAG CAGGGCACTGTGACATTTGAAGATGTGGCTGTGAACTTTTCCCGGGAGGAATGGAGTCTTCTTAGTGAGGTTCAGAGATGCCTTTACCATgatgtgatgctggagaactGGGTACTTACATCCTCCCTGG gTTGTTGGTGTGAATCAGAATATGAGGAGGCACCTTCTAAGCAGAACATTTCTATACAAAGAGTGTCTCCGGTCAGCACTCCTAGAGCAGGTGTGTCCCTCAAGAAGGCTCACCCCTGTGAAATGTGTGGCGCAGTCTTGGGGGACATTTCGCACTTGGCAGATCATCAGGGAACACATCACAAGCAGAAACTGCACAGGTGTGAGGCATGGGGGAATCAATTCTATGATAGTTCAAACCATCAGCACCAGAATCAGTACcttggagagaaaccctatagaAGCAGTGTTGAGGAAGCGCTGTTTGTGAGGAGGTGTAAGTTCCATGTTTCAGAGGAATCATCTGTCTTCAGTCAGAGTGGGAAGGACTTTTTGCCCAGCTCAGGATTACTTCAGCAGGAGGCCACTCACACTGGGGAGAAGTCAGACAGTAAAACCGAGTGTGTGGCTCCCTTTCAGAGGGAAAAAACTCATTATAGCTGTGGAGAATTCATGAAACTTTCTAGCACCAAACACAGACTTGTTCAACAGCAGAGACTTCTCCCTAGAGAAGGGTGTTACTGCTGTGAATGTGGGAAGTCCTTTAGCAAACCTGATAGCTTCAGTAATCGTCAGAGAGGTCACACTGGGAATAGACCTTACGAATGTGGAGAATGTGGGAAATCTTTTAGTCATAAGGGCAGCCTTGTTCAGCATCAGCgagttcacactggagaaagaCCTTATGAGTGTGAAGAATGTGGGAAATGTTTTACTCAAAAGGGCAACCTCATTCAGCATCAGCGAGGTCACACTAGTGAAAGACCTTATGAgtgtgaagaatgtggaaaatGTTTTAGTCAAAAGGGCACCCTCACTGAACATCATCGAGTTCACACTAGAGAAAGACCTTATGAGTGTGGAGAATGTGGGAAATCTTTTAGTCGAAAGGGACACCTTAGGAACCATCAGAGAGGTCACACTGGAGAAAGACCTTATGAGTGTGGAGAATGTGGAAAATCTTTTAGTCGGAAGGGACACCTCATTCAGCATCAGCGAAGCCACAGTGGAGAAAGGCCTTACGAGTGTAGGGAGTGTAGGAAATTGTTTAGGGGCAAGTCCCACCTCATTGAACACCAGagagttcacactggagaaaggccATacgaatgtaatgaatgtgggaaatCATTTCAGGACAGCTCTGGGTTTCGTATTCATCAGagagttcacactggagaaaaaccGTTTGagtgcagtgaatgtgggaaGTCATTTCCTCAAAGCTGTTCCCTCCTTCGACATCGGAGAGTTCATACTGGAGAAAGGCCTTATGAGTGTGGAGAATGTGGAAAATCATTTCATCAAAGCTCTTCCCTCCTGAGACATCAGAAAACTCACACTGCCGGAAGACCCTATGAGTGTGGAGAATGCGGGAAATTCTTCTTCAGTCTCCTTGAACACAGGagagttcacactggagaaaggccTTATGAATGCAGTGAATGTGGAAAAACGTTTACTCGAAGGTCTGCGCATTTTAAACATCAGAGACTTCATACTAGAGGAAAGCCTTACGAGTGCAGCGAATGTGGGAAATCCTTTGCTGAAACCTTCAGTCTTAATGAACATAGGagagttcacactggagaaaggccTTATGAGTGCAGTGAATGTGGAAAATCATTTCATCGAAGCTCTTCTCTCCTTCGGCATCAAAGAGTTCACACTGAAAGAAGTCCTTATAAGTGA
- the ZNF418 gene encoding zinc finger protein 418 isoform X2 codes for MAAAALRLPAQGTVTFEDVAVNFSREEWSLLSEVQRCLYHDVMLENWVLTSSLGCWCESEYEEAPSKQNISIQRVSPVSTPRAGVSLKKAHPCEMCGAVLGDISHLADHQGTHHKQKLHRCEAWGNQFYDSSNHQHQNQYLGEKPYRSSVEEALFVRRCKFHVSEESSVFSQSGKDFLPSSGLLQQEATHTGEKSDSKTECVAPFQREKTHYSCGEFMKLSSTKHRLVQQQRLLPREGCYCCECGKSFSKPDSFSNRQRGHTGNRPYECGECGKSFSHKGSLVQHQRVHTGERPYECEECGKCFTQKGNLIQHQRGHTSERPYECEECGKCFSQKGTLTEHHRVHTRERPYECGECGKSFSRKGHLRNHQRGHTGERPYECGECGKSFSRKGHLIQHQRSHSGERPYECRECRKLFRGKSHLIEHQRVHTGERPYECNECGKSFQDSSGFRIHQRVHTGEKPFECSECGKSFPQSCSLLRHRRVHTGERPYECGECGKSFHQSSSLLRHQKTHTAGRPYECGECGKFFFSLLEHRRVHTGERPYECSECGKTFTRRSAHFKHQRLHTRGKPYECSECGKSFAETFSLNEHRRVHTGERPYECSECGKSFHRSSSLLRHQRVHTERSPYK; via the exons ATGGCGGCGGCCGCACTGAGGCTCCCGGCTCAG GGCACTGTGACATTTGAAGATGTGGCTGTGAACTTTTCCCGGGAGGAATGGAGTCTTCTTAGTGAGGTTCAGAGATGCCTTTACCATgatgtgatgctggagaactGGGTACTTACATCCTCCCTGG gTTGTTGGTGTGAATCAGAATATGAGGAGGCACCTTCTAAGCAGAACATTTCTATACAAAGAGTGTCTCCGGTCAGCACTCCTAGAGCAGGTGTGTCCCTCAAGAAGGCTCACCCCTGTGAAATGTGTGGCGCAGTCTTGGGGGACATTTCGCACTTGGCAGATCATCAGGGAACACATCACAAGCAGAAACTGCACAGGTGTGAGGCATGGGGGAATCAATTCTATGATAGTTCAAACCATCAGCACCAGAATCAGTACcttggagagaaaccctatagaAGCAGTGTTGAGGAAGCGCTGTTTGTGAGGAGGTGTAAGTTCCATGTTTCAGAGGAATCATCTGTCTTCAGTCAGAGTGGGAAGGACTTTTTGCCCAGCTCAGGATTACTTCAGCAGGAGGCCACTCACACTGGGGAGAAGTCAGACAGTAAAACCGAGTGTGTGGCTCCCTTTCAGAGGGAAAAAACTCATTATAGCTGTGGAGAATTCATGAAACTTTCTAGCACCAAACACAGACTTGTTCAACAGCAGAGACTTCTCCCTAGAGAAGGGTGTTACTGCTGTGAATGTGGGAAGTCCTTTAGCAAACCTGATAGCTTCAGTAATCGTCAGAGAGGTCACACTGGGAATAGACCTTACGAATGTGGAGAATGTGGGAAATCTTTTAGTCATAAGGGCAGCCTTGTTCAGCATCAGCgagttcacactggagaaagaCCTTATGAGTGTGAAGAATGTGGGAAATGTTTTACTCAAAAGGGCAACCTCATTCAGCATCAGCGAGGTCACACTAGTGAAAGACCTTATGAgtgtgaagaatgtggaaaatGTTTTAGTCAAAAGGGCACCCTCACTGAACATCATCGAGTTCACACTAGAGAAAGACCTTATGAGTGTGGAGAATGTGGGAAATCTTTTAGTCGAAAGGGACACCTTAGGAACCATCAGAGAGGTCACACTGGAGAAAGACCTTATGAGTGTGGAGAATGTGGAAAATCTTTTAGTCGGAAGGGACACCTCATTCAGCATCAGCGAAGCCACAGTGGAGAAAGGCCTTACGAGTGTAGGGAGTGTAGGAAATTGTTTAGGGGCAAGTCCCACCTCATTGAACACCAGagagttcacactggagaaaggccATacgaatgtaatgaatgtgggaaatCATTTCAGGACAGCTCTGGGTTTCGTATTCATCAGagagttcacactggagaaaaaccGTTTGagtgcagtgaatgtgggaaGTCATTTCCTCAAAGCTGTTCCCTCCTTCGACATCGGAGAGTTCATACTGGAGAAAGGCCTTATGAGTGTGGAGAATGTGGAAAATCATTTCATCAAAGCTCTTCCCTCCTGAGACATCAGAAAACTCACACTGCCGGAAGACCCTATGAGTGTGGAGAATGCGGGAAATTCTTCTTCAGTCTCCTTGAACACAGGagagttcacactggagaaaggccTTATGAATGCAGTGAATGTGGAAAAACGTTTACTCGAAGGTCTGCGCATTTTAAACATCAGAGACTTCATACTAGAGGAAAGCCTTACGAGTGCAGCGAATGTGGGAAATCCTTTGCTGAAACCTTCAGTCTTAATGAACATAGGagagttcacactggagaaaggccTTATGAGTGCAGTGAATGTGGAAAATCATTTCATCGAAGCTCTTCTCTCCTTCGGCATCAAAGAGTTCACACTGAAAGAAGTCCTTATAAGTGA
- the ZNF418 gene encoding zinc finger protein 418 isoform X3 codes for MQQGTVTFEDVAVNFSREEWSLLSEVQRCLYHDVMLENWVLTSSLGCWCESEYEEAPSKQNISIQRVSPVSTPRAGVSLKKAHPCEMCGAVLGDISHLADHQGTHHKQKLHRCEAWGNQFYDSSNHQHQNQYLGEKPYRSSVEEALFVRRCKFHVSEESSVFSQSGKDFLPSSGLLQQEATHTGEKSDSKTECVAPFQREKTHYSCGEFMKLSSTKHRLVQQQRLLPREGCYCCECGKSFSKPDSFSNRQRGHTGNRPYECGECGKSFSHKGSLVQHQRVHTGERPYECEECGKCFTQKGNLIQHQRGHTSERPYECEECGKCFSQKGTLTEHHRVHTRERPYECGECGKSFSRKGHLRNHQRGHTGERPYECGECGKSFSRKGHLIQHQRSHSGERPYECRECRKLFRGKSHLIEHQRVHTGERPYECNECGKSFQDSSGFRIHQRVHTGEKPFECSECGKSFPQSCSLLRHRRVHTGERPYECGECGKSFHQSSSLLRHQKTHTAGRPYECGECGKFFFSLLEHRRVHTGERPYECSECGKTFTRRSAHFKHQRLHTRGKPYECSECGKSFAETFSLNEHRRVHTGERPYECSECGKSFHRSSSLLRHQRVHTERSPYK; via the exons ATGCAG CAGGGCACTGTGACATTTGAAGATGTGGCTGTGAACTTTTCCCGGGAGGAATGGAGTCTTCTTAGTGAGGTTCAGAGATGCCTTTACCATgatgtgatgctggagaactGGGTACTTACATCCTCCCTGG gTTGTTGGTGTGAATCAGAATATGAGGAGGCACCTTCTAAGCAGAACATTTCTATACAAAGAGTGTCTCCGGTCAGCACTCCTAGAGCAGGTGTGTCCCTCAAGAAGGCTCACCCCTGTGAAATGTGTGGCGCAGTCTTGGGGGACATTTCGCACTTGGCAGATCATCAGGGAACACATCACAAGCAGAAACTGCACAGGTGTGAGGCATGGGGGAATCAATTCTATGATAGTTCAAACCATCAGCACCAGAATCAGTACcttggagagaaaccctatagaAGCAGTGTTGAGGAAGCGCTGTTTGTGAGGAGGTGTAAGTTCCATGTTTCAGAGGAATCATCTGTCTTCAGTCAGAGTGGGAAGGACTTTTTGCCCAGCTCAGGATTACTTCAGCAGGAGGCCACTCACACTGGGGAGAAGTCAGACAGTAAAACCGAGTGTGTGGCTCCCTTTCAGAGGGAAAAAACTCATTATAGCTGTGGAGAATTCATGAAACTTTCTAGCACCAAACACAGACTTGTTCAACAGCAGAGACTTCTCCCTAGAGAAGGGTGTTACTGCTGTGAATGTGGGAAGTCCTTTAGCAAACCTGATAGCTTCAGTAATCGTCAGAGAGGTCACACTGGGAATAGACCTTACGAATGTGGAGAATGTGGGAAATCTTTTAGTCATAAGGGCAGCCTTGTTCAGCATCAGCgagttcacactggagaaagaCCTTATGAGTGTGAAGAATGTGGGAAATGTTTTACTCAAAAGGGCAACCTCATTCAGCATCAGCGAGGTCACACTAGTGAAAGACCTTATGAgtgtgaagaatgtggaaaatGTTTTAGTCAAAAGGGCACCCTCACTGAACATCATCGAGTTCACACTAGAGAAAGACCTTATGAGTGTGGAGAATGTGGGAAATCTTTTAGTCGAAAGGGACACCTTAGGAACCATCAGAGAGGTCACACTGGAGAAAGACCTTATGAGTGTGGAGAATGTGGAAAATCTTTTAGTCGGAAGGGACACCTCATTCAGCATCAGCGAAGCCACAGTGGAGAAAGGCCTTACGAGTGTAGGGAGTGTAGGAAATTGTTTAGGGGCAAGTCCCACCTCATTGAACACCAGagagttcacactggagaaaggccATacgaatgtaatgaatgtgggaaatCATTTCAGGACAGCTCTGGGTTTCGTATTCATCAGagagttcacactggagaaaaaccGTTTGagtgcagtgaatgtgggaaGTCATTTCCTCAAAGCTGTTCCCTCCTTCGACATCGGAGAGTTCATACTGGAGAAAGGCCTTATGAGTGTGGAGAATGTGGAAAATCATTTCATCAAAGCTCTTCCCTCCTGAGACATCAGAAAACTCACACTGCCGGAAGACCCTATGAGTGTGGAGAATGCGGGAAATTCTTCTTCAGTCTCCTTGAACACAGGagagttcacactggagaaaggccTTATGAATGCAGTGAATGTGGAAAAACGTTTACTCGAAGGTCTGCGCATTTTAAACATCAGAGACTTCATACTAGAGGAAAGCCTTACGAGTGCAGCGAATGTGGGAAATCCTTTGCTGAAACCTTCAGTCTTAATGAACATAGGagagttcacactggagaaaggccTTATGAGTGCAGTGAATGTGGAAAATCATTTCATCGAAGCTCTTCTCTCCTTCGGCATCAAAGAGTTCACACTGAAAGAAGTCCTTATAAGTGA
- the ZNF418 gene encoding zinc finger protein 418 isoform X4 codes for MQGTVTFEDVAVNFSREEWSLLSEVQRCLYHDVMLENWVLTSSLGCWCESEYEEAPSKQNISIQRVSPVSTPRAGVSLKKAHPCEMCGAVLGDISHLADHQGTHHKQKLHRCEAWGNQFYDSSNHQHQNQYLGEKPYRSSVEEALFVRRCKFHVSEESSVFSQSGKDFLPSSGLLQQEATHTGEKSDSKTECVAPFQREKTHYSCGEFMKLSSTKHRLVQQQRLLPREGCYCCECGKSFSKPDSFSNRQRGHTGNRPYECGECGKSFSHKGSLVQHQRVHTGERPYECEECGKCFTQKGNLIQHQRGHTSERPYECEECGKCFSQKGTLTEHHRVHTRERPYECGECGKSFSRKGHLRNHQRGHTGERPYECGECGKSFSRKGHLIQHQRSHSGERPYECRECRKLFRGKSHLIEHQRVHTGERPYECNECGKSFQDSSGFRIHQRVHTGEKPFECSECGKSFPQSCSLLRHRRVHTGERPYECGECGKSFHQSSSLLRHQKTHTAGRPYECGECGKFFFSLLEHRRVHTGERPYECSECGKTFTRRSAHFKHQRLHTRGKPYECSECGKSFAETFSLNEHRRVHTGERPYECSECGKSFHRSSSLLRHQRVHTERSPYK; via the exons ATGCAG GGCACTGTGACATTTGAAGATGTGGCTGTGAACTTTTCCCGGGAGGAATGGAGTCTTCTTAGTGAGGTTCAGAGATGCCTTTACCATgatgtgatgctggagaactGGGTACTTACATCCTCCCTGG gTTGTTGGTGTGAATCAGAATATGAGGAGGCACCTTCTAAGCAGAACATTTCTATACAAAGAGTGTCTCCGGTCAGCACTCCTAGAGCAGGTGTGTCCCTCAAGAAGGCTCACCCCTGTGAAATGTGTGGCGCAGTCTTGGGGGACATTTCGCACTTGGCAGATCATCAGGGAACACATCACAAGCAGAAACTGCACAGGTGTGAGGCATGGGGGAATCAATTCTATGATAGTTCAAACCATCAGCACCAGAATCAGTACcttggagagaaaccctatagaAGCAGTGTTGAGGAAGCGCTGTTTGTGAGGAGGTGTAAGTTCCATGTTTCAGAGGAATCATCTGTCTTCAGTCAGAGTGGGAAGGACTTTTTGCCCAGCTCAGGATTACTTCAGCAGGAGGCCACTCACACTGGGGAGAAGTCAGACAGTAAAACCGAGTGTGTGGCTCCCTTTCAGAGGGAAAAAACTCATTATAGCTGTGGAGAATTCATGAAACTTTCTAGCACCAAACACAGACTTGTTCAACAGCAGAGACTTCTCCCTAGAGAAGGGTGTTACTGCTGTGAATGTGGGAAGTCCTTTAGCAAACCTGATAGCTTCAGTAATCGTCAGAGAGGTCACACTGGGAATAGACCTTACGAATGTGGAGAATGTGGGAAATCTTTTAGTCATAAGGGCAGCCTTGTTCAGCATCAGCgagttcacactggagaaagaCCTTATGAGTGTGAAGAATGTGGGAAATGTTTTACTCAAAAGGGCAACCTCATTCAGCATCAGCGAGGTCACACTAGTGAAAGACCTTATGAgtgtgaagaatgtggaaaatGTTTTAGTCAAAAGGGCACCCTCACTGAACATCATCGAGTTCACACTAGAGAAAGACCTTATGAGTGTGGAGAATGTGGGAAATCTTTTAGTCGAAAGGGACACCTTAGGAACCATCAGAGAGGTCACACTGGAGAAAGACCTTATGAGTGTGGAGAATGTGGAAAATCTTTTAGTCGGAAGGGACACCTCATTCAGCATCAGCGAAGCCACAGTGGAGAAAGGCCTTACGAGTGTAGGGAGTGTAGGAAATTGTTTAGGGGCAAGTCCCACCTCATTGAACACCAGagagttcacactggagaaaggccATacgaatgtaatgaatgtgggaaatCATTTCAGGACAGCTCTGGGTTTCGTATTCATCAGagagttcacactggagaaaaaccGTTTGagtgcagtgaatgtgggaaGTCATTTCCTCAAAGCTGTTCCCTCCTTCGACATCGGAGAGTTCATACTGGAGAAAGGCCTTATGAGTGTGGAGAATGTGGAAAATCATTTCATCAAAGCTCTTCCCTCCTGAGACATCAGAAAACTCACACTGCCGGAAGACCCTATGAGTGTGGAGAATGCGGGAAATTCTTCTTCAGTCTCCTTGAACACAGGagagttcacactggagaaaggccTTATGAATGCAGTGAATGTGGAAAAACGTTTACTCGAAGGTCTGCGCATTTTAAACATCAGAGACTTCATACTAGAGGAAAGCCTTACGAGTGCAGCGAATGTGGGAAATCCTTTGCTGAAACCTTCAGTCTTAATGAACATAGGagagttcacactggagaaaggccTTATGAGTGCAGTGAATGTGGAAAATCATTTCATCGAAGCTCTTCTCTCCTTCGGCATCAAAGAGTTCACACTGAAAGAAGTCCTTATAAGTGA